In one Balaenoptera ricei isolate mBalRic1 chromosome 20, mBalRic1.hap2, whole genome shotgun sequence genomic region, the following are encoded:
- the TMEM94 gene encoding transmembrane protein 94 isoform X3, whose protein sequence is MLFKRAELWMAHQGKGSKGEAPLALGLSTRKALSILKEQLEAVLDGHLKERKKCLTWKEMCRSSFLHHSNRCSCFHWPGASLMLLAVLLLLGCYGGQPAGSHGVELVNAAALFLLLLLNLVLIGRQDRLKRREVERRLRGIIDQIQDALRDGKEIKWLDAMYPDLHMPFAPSWSLHWAYRDGHLVNLPVSLLVEGDIIALRPGQESFASLRGIKDDEHIVLEPGDLFPPFSPPPSPRGEVKKGPQNPQQHRLFRVLETPVIDNIRWCLDMALSRPVTALDNERFTVQSVMLHYAVPVVLAGFLITNALRFMLNAPGVTTWQYTLLQLQVNGVLPILPLLFPVLWVLATACGEARVLAQMSKASPSSLLAKFSEDTLSSYTEAVSSQEMLRCIWGHFLRVIQGASPTLSHSSSLLHSLGSVTVLCCVDKQGVLSWPNPSPETVLFFSGKVEPPHSSHEDLRDDLSTRSFCHPEVEEEPRERDALLAGSLNPTLHLSNEQERGNWPGDGPRAPEPSSHHRAHGRSKHLSGSSVSFSRDTEGGEEEPGKTQHGLEGEPYEAEDFVCDYHLEMLSLSQDQQNPSCIQFDDSNWQLHLTSLKPLGLNVLLNLCNASVTERLCRFSDHLCNIALQESHSTVLPVHVPWGLCELARLIGFTPGAKELFKQGNHLALYRLPSAETMKETSLGRLSCVTKRRPPLSHMISLFIKDTTTSTEQMLSHGTADVVLEACTDFWDGADIYPLSGSDRKKVLDFYQRACLSGYCSAFAYKPMSCALSSQLNGKCIELVQAPGQSSIFTTCELPSTIPIKLSARRGSWSSDEGIGEVLEKEDCMQALSGQIFMGMVSSQYQARLDIVRLIDGLVNACIRFVYFSLEDELKSKVFAEKMGLETGWNCHISLTPNGDMPGSEIPPSSPSHAGSLHDDLNQVSRDDAEGLLLMEEEGQSDLISFQPTDSDLPSFLEDCNRAKLPRGIHQVRPHLQNIDNVPLLVPLFTDCTPETMCEMIKIMQEYGEVTCCLGSSANLRNSCLFLQSDISIALDPLYPSRCSWETFGYATSTSMAQASDGLSPLQLSGQLNSLPCSLTFRQEETISIIRLIEQARHATYGIRKCFLFLLQCQLTLVVIQNLIVLPGFSWFSSSLASSSCRQS, encoded by the exons GGCGAGGCTCCCTTGGCCCTGGGCCTGTCCACCCGGAAGGCCCTCAGCATCCTGAAGGAGCAGCTGGAGGCGGTGCTGGACGGACACCTAAAAGAACGGAAGAAATGTCTCACATGGAAG GAGATGTGCAGAAGCAGCTTCCTGCACCACAGTAACCGCTGCTCCTGTTTCCACTGGCCCGGCGCCTCGCTCATGCTCCTGGccgtgctgctgctgctgggctgCTACGGGGGCCAGCCGGCTGGCAG CCACGGGGTGGAGCTGGTGAACGCCGCTGCGCTCTTCCTCTTGCTGCTCCTCAACCTCGTCCTCATTGGGCGGCAAGATCGGCTGAAGCGTCGGGAGGTAGAACGGAGACTCCGAGGGATCATTGACCAAATCCAAG ATGCCCTCAGGGATGGCAAGGAGATCAAGTGGCTAGATGCCATGTACCCAGACCTCCACATGCCCTTTGCACCATCCTGGTCCCTACACTGGGCCTACAGAGATGGACATCTGGTCAACCTGCCAGTTAGCCTGTTGGTAGAAGGAGACATCATAGCTCTGAGGCCTGGCCAAGAATCGTTTGCTTCTCTGAGGGGGATCAAG GATGATGAGCACATCGTCTTGGAGCCGGGAGACCTGTTTCCACCTTTCtctccgcccccctccccccggggaGAGGTGAAGAAAGGGCCACAGAACCCCCAACAGCACCGGCTCTTCCGCGTCCTTGAGACCCCTGTGATTGACAACATCAG GTGGTGCCTGGACATGGCCCTGTCCCGCCCAGTCACCGCTCTGGACAACGAGAGGTTCACGGTGCAGTCGGTGATGCTGCACTACGCGGTGCCCGTGGTCCTG GCTGGCTTCCTCATCACCAACGCCCTGCGCTTCATGCTGAATGCCCCTGGTGTCACGACCTGGCAGTACACCCTCCTCCAGCTGCAG GTGAATGGCGTCCTGCCCATCCTCCCCTTGCTCTTCCCCGTCCTCTGGGTCCTGGCAACTGCCTGTGGAGAAGCCCGTGTCCTGGCCCAGATGAGCAAGGCTTCCCCCAGCTCCCTG CTGGCCAAGTTCTCGGAGGACACTCTGAGCAGCTATACCGAAGCCGTGTCCTCTCAG GAAATGCTGCGCTGCATTTGGGGCCACTTCCTGCGGGTGATCCAGGGGGCGTCTCCTACGCTGAGCCACAGCTCCAGCCTGCTGCACAGCCTGGGCTCCGTCACG GTCCTGTGCTGTGTGGACAAACAGGGGGTCCTGTCCTGGCCCAACCCCAGCCCGGAGACCGTGCTCTTCTTCAGCGGGAAGGTGGAGCCCCCGCACAGCAGCCACGAGGACCTAAGGGATGATCTGTCCACCCGCTCCTTCTGCCATCCCGAGGTCGAGGAGGAG CCCCGTGAACGAGACGCCCTCCTGGCCGGCTCCCTGAACCCTACCCTGCACCTTTCCAATGAGCAGGAGCGCGGCAACTGGCCAGGCGACGGCCCCAGGGCCCCCGAGCCCTCCTCTCACCACAGAGCACACGGCCGCAGCAAACACCTGTCGGGCTCCAGCGTGAGCTTCAGCAGGGACACAGAGGGCGGTGAAGAAGAGCCCGGCAAG ACCCAGCACGGGCTGGAGGGCGAGCCGTATGAAGCCGAGGACTTCGTGTGCGACTACCACCTGGAGATGCTGAGCCTGTCCCAGGACCAGCAGAATCCCTCCTGCATCCAGTTCGACGACTCCAACTGGCAGCTCCACCTCACCTCCCTCAAGCCCCTGGGCCTCAACGTGCTGCTGAACCTGTGCAACGCCAGCGTCACCGAGCGGCTGTGCCGGTTCTCAGACCACCTGTGCAACATCGCCCTGCAGGAGAGCCACAGCACTGTGCTGCCCGTGCACGTGCCCTGGGGCCTCTGCGAGCTCGCCCGCCTCATTG GCTTCACTCCCGGGGCCAAGGAGCTCTTCAAGCAGGGGAACCACCTTGCGCTCTACCGCCTCCCCAGCGCCGAGACCATGAAGGAGACCTCGCTGGGGAGGCTCTCCTGTGTCACCAAGCGGCGCCCCCCGCTCAGCCACATGATCAGCCTCTTCATCAAGGACACCACCACCA GCACAGAACAGATGCTGTCCCACGGCACGGCCGACGTGGTCTTGGAGGCCTGCACAGACTTCTGGGATGGAGCCGACATCTACCCTCTTTCGGGTTCCGACAG AAAGAAAGTGCTGGATTTCTACCAGCGAGCCTGCCTGTCTGGTTACTGCTCTGCCTTCGCCTACAAGCCCATGAGCTGCGCCCTGTCGTCCCAGCTCAATGGCAAGTGCATCGAGCTGGTGCAGGCGCCCGGCCAGAGCAGCATCTTCACCACGTGCGAGCTGCCCAGCACCATTCCCATCAAGCTGAGTGCCCGCCGCGGCAGCTGGAGCTCAGACG AAGGGATCGGGGAGGTGCTGGAGAAGGAAGACTGCATGCAGGCCCTGAGTGGGCAGATCTTCATGGGCATGGTGTCCTCCCAGTACCAGGCCCGGCTGGACATCGTGCGCCTCATCGACGGGCTGGTCAATGCCTGCATCCGCTTCGTCTACTTCTCTTTGGAGGATGAGCTCAAAAGCAAG GTGTTTGCAGAAAAGATGGGCCTGGAGACGGGCTGGAATTGTCACATCTCCCTCACGCCCAATGGTGACATGCCCGGCTCTGAGATACCCCCCTCCAGCCCTAGCCACGCTGGATCCCTGCACGATGACCTGAATCAGG TGTCCCGAGATGATGCGGAAGGGCTCCTCCTGATGGAGGAGGAGGGTCAGTCGGACCTCATTAGCTTCCAGCCCACGGACAGCGACCTCCCCAGCTTCTTGGAGGACTGCAACCGG GCCAAGCTGCCCCGGGGCATCCACCAGGTGCGGCCCCACCTGCAGAACATCGACAATGTGCCCCTGCTCGTGCCCCTCTTCACCGACTGCACCCCTGAGA CCATGTGTGAGATGATCAAGATCATGCAGGAGTATGGGGAGGTGACCTGCTGCCTGGGCAGCTCTGCCAACCTGCGGAACAGCTGCCTCTTCCTCCAGAGCGATATCAG CATTGCCCTGGATCCCCTGTACCCATCCCGCTGCTCCTGGGAGACCTTTGGCTACGCCACCAGCACCAGCATGGCCCAGGCCTCGGACGGCCTTTCTCCTCTGCAGCTCTCGGGGCAGCTCAACAGCCTGCCCTGCTCCCTGACCTTCCGCCAGGAGGAGACCATCAGCATCATCCGGCTCATCGAGCAG GCTCGGCACGCCACCTACGGCATTCGCAAGTGCTTCCTCTTCCTGCTGCAGTGCCAGCTGACTCTCGTGGTCATCCAG AATCTAATCGTGCTTCCTGGCTTCTCCTGGTTCAGTTCCTCTCTTGCCTCGTCCAGCTGCCGCCAATCCTGA